The Wansuia hejianensis genomic interval CCGGGGCATGCCTTCGGAACCTCTGTTTCTTCAAACGCGATGGGAAATCCACACGCAAAACATGTATATATTTTTTTCATATTCTTTCTCCTTGCCGTATTCATTTCTATGTACAGATAACTGCTTCAGCCTTCTTCCTCGTCGTATTCCGTTTCAAGCTCGTCCCAGGTTCGGGATGACGGGCATTTCCACAGATAGAGGTAATTTCCTGCCGGATCTTCGATCACCGCGTGAGGCTCCCAGCTCTGCTTGCTGTCGTCCAACGGCTTTGCAACCACCGCTTTGGACTTATCCAGTATCAGTTTCCCGCCGTGGCCGAGAATTTTCTCAATGGTTTCCTCCAGCGGGCGCTCCATGTCTATCTCCATAAACGGCCCGATTTTATTGAGTATTCCGGGCGCCCAGTGTGTGAACAGATTCATATGCCCCGGCGTAACGCCTTCATAGTCGTACTGCGCAGGTCCTGTGGCGATCAGCATGCCCGGATGGGGATCTCCCGCCGGTTTTCCGCTGGCTGCCTCAGGCGTCTCGATCATGTCCCATCCGAATACATGGATGCAGAAATTCTGGAAACGTCTCAGTTCCTTATAGGTTACAAACATAAGTCTCGTTCTTCCGTGCAGACTTTTCGCCGTAAACTTTTTCGGCGCTCTGCCGGTGTTGGGATAAGTGGTCTTTGTTGTCATTGCTCAGCCTCCTTCATGTGTTTTATAAGTTACTCTCTGTCGTAATCCGTCTCAGGTTCCTCCCAGGTTCTTGACGGAGGGCATTTCCACAGATAAAGCAGATTACCGGCCGGGTCCTCCGCAACAGCCGTAACAAGCCAGCCCTCGTCGGTGGGCTCTTTCGCAAATGCGGAGCGTTTTTTATCAGTAATGATCTTTCCGCCGTTGTCTGTAATCATTTTCAGTGTTTCATCCAGCGGCTGATCCATATGTATTTCCATAAACGGTCCGGGCGTAAACAGTTCCTCCGGCGCGTGATGTACAAACATGGTCATATGTCCCGCCACCGCGCCTTCATAATCAGGCTGGCTTGGCCCTGTTGCGCAGATCAGCATCGGATGGGGATCTCCCGGCTTTACTCCGCTGGCCGCTTCCGGGGCCTCGATCATATCCCATTTGAATAAAGTAGTATAAAATCTGATAAAGCGGTCCCTTTCTTTGTAGGACATCACATAGCATCTGGTTCTCCCGTGCAGATCCTTTGCTGTAAATTTTTTAGGAGGTCTTCCAGGATTCACGGCCTG includes:
- a CDS encoding VOC family protein: MTTKTTYPNTGRAPKKFTAKSLHGRTRLMFVTYKELRRFQNFCIHVFGWDMIETPEAASGKPAGDPHPGMLIATGPAQYDYEGVTPGHMNLFTHWAPGILNKIGPFMEIDMERPLEETIEKILGHGGKLILDKSKAVVAKPLDDSKQSWEPHAVIEDPAGNYLYLWKCPSSRTWDELETEYDEEEG